From a region of the Salvelinus alpinus chromosome 2, SLU_Salpinus.1, whole genome shotgun sequence genome:
- the idh3b gene encoding isocitrate dehydrogenase [NAD] subunit beta, mitochondrial isoform X1 yields MPTALKPHRRRIHFLHILSGLWIMMAAALRGSVVTLAKGLTGTGPWWQQLAARSLNMTASLGGPEAPPARADATFKVTMVPGDGVGPELMTAVKEVFKAGDVPVEFEEFHLSEVQHMDSDEKLEQVLASMKTNRVAMKGKINTPMEFKGELAGFEMKIRRRLDLFANVVHVNSLPGYSTRHNNLDLVIIREQTEGEYSSLEHESVPGVIECLKIITREKSRRIAKFAFDYATKKGRSKVTAVHKANIMKLADGLFLQCCAEVAELYPKIKYENIIIDNCCMQLVQNPYQFDVLVMPNLYGNIIDNLAAGLVGGAGVVPGESYSAEYAVFETGARHPFAQAVGRNIANPTAMLLSAANMLHHLNLEYHSNMVSDAVRKVIKQGKVRTRDLGGYSTTGDFVQAVVGNLRHRPMY; encoded by the exons GGCCTTACTGGCACCGGTCCGTGGTGGCAGCAGCTGGCTGCCCGGTCCCTCAATATGACCGCCAGTCTGGGTGGGCCTGAGGCACCCCCGGCCCGCGCCGACGCCACATTCAAAGTCACCATGGTGCCCGGGGACGGAGTAGGACCTGAACTGATGACTGCCGTCAAGGAGGTGTTCAAG gcGGGTGACGTCCCAGTGGAGTTTGAGGAGTTCCACCTAAGTGAGGTGCAACATATGGACAGCGACGAGAAGCTGGAGCAGGTGTTGGCCTCCATGAAGACCAACAGGGTGGCCATGAAAG GAAAGATTAACACCCCCATGGAGTTCAAAGGGGAGCTGGCTGGCTTTGAGATGAAAATTAG GCGTAGGCTGGACCTGTTTGCAAATGTGGTACACGTGAACAGCCTGCCTGGCTATAGCACCCGCCACAACAACCTGGACCTGGTCATCATCCGAGAGCAGACTGAGGGAGAGTACAGCTCTCTGGAGCACGAG AGCGTGCCTGGAGTGATTGAATGTCTGAAGATCATCACTAGGGAGAAGTCTCGGCGCATCGCCAAGTTTGCCTTCGACTACGCCACCAAGAAGGGTCGCAGCAAGGTCACGGCGGTCCACAAGGCCAACATCAT GAAGCTTGCAGATGGCCTGTTCTTACAGTGCTGTGCTGAGGTGGCAGAGCTGTATCCCAAGATCAAATATGAGAACATCATCATAGACAACTGTTGCATGCAG CTGGTCCAGAACCCATACCAGTTTGACGTGCTGGTGATGCCCAACCTTTATGGCAACATCATTGACAACCTGGCCGCTGGGCTGGTCGGCGGGGCAGGAGTGGTGCCAGGAGAGAGCTACAGCGCCGAGTACGCCGTGTTTGAGACC GGAGCGCGGCACCCCTTTGCCCAGGCTGTAGGCAGGAACATCGCCAACCCCACGGCCATGCTGCTCAGTGCTGCCAACATGCTCCATCACCTCAA cctggaatACCACTCCAATATGGTGTCAGATGCTGTCAGGAAGGTCATCAAACAGGGcaag gTGCGGACGCGAGACCTGGGTGGTTACAGCACGACCGGGGACTTTGTGCAAGCCGTTGTGGGGAACCTCCGCCACCGACCCATGTACTAA
- the idh3b gene encoding isocitrate dehydrogenase [NAD] subunit beta, mitochondrial isoform X2, with amino-acid sequence MPTALKPHRRRIHFLHILSGLWIMMAAALRGSVVTLAKGLTGTGPWWQQLAARSLNMTASLGGPEAPPARADATFKVTMVPGDGVGPELMTAVKEVFKAGDVPVEFEEFHLSEVQHMDSDEKLEQVLASMKTNRVAMKGKINTPMEFKGELAGFEMKIRRRLDLFANVVHVNSLPGYSTRHNNLDLVIIREQTEGEYSSLEHESVPGVIECLKIITREKSRRIAKFAFDYATKKGRSKVTAVHKANIMKLADGLFLQCCAEVAELYPKIKYENIIIDNCCMQLVQNPYQFDVLVMPNLYGNIIDNLAAGLVGGAGVVPGESYSAEYAVFETGARHPFAQAVGRNIANPTAMLLSAANMLHHLNLEYHSNMVSDAVRKVIKQGKVRTGDLGGYATSDEFTRAVIANLAV; translated from the exons GGCCTTACTGGCACCGGTCCGTGGTGGCAGCAGCTGGCTGCCCGGTCCCTCAATATGACCGCCAGTCTGGGTGGGCCTGAGGCACCCCCGGCCCGCGCCGACGCCACATTCAAAGTCACCATGGTGCCCGGGGACGGAGTAGGACCTGAACTGATGACTGCCGTCAAGGAGGTGTTCAAG gcGGGTGACGTCCCAGTGGAGTTTGAGGAGTTCCACCTAAGTGAGGTGCAACATATGGACAGCGACGAGAAGCTGGAGCAGGTGTTGGCCTCCATGAAGACCAACAGGGTGGCCATGAAAG GAAAGATTAACACCCCCATGGAGTTCAAAGGGGAGCTGGCTGGCTTTGAGATGAAAATTAG GCGTAGGCTGGACCTGTTTGCAAATGTGGTACACGTGAACAGCCTGCCTGGCTATAGCACCCGCCACAACAACCTGGACCTGGTCATCATCCGAGAGCAGACTGAGGGAGAGTACAGCTCTCTGGAGCACGAG AGCGTGCCTGGAGTGATTGAATGTCTGAAGATCATCACTAGGGAGAAGTCTCGGCGCATCGCCAAGTTTGCCTTCGACTACGCCACCAAGAAGGGTCGCAGCAAGGTCACGGCGGTCCACAAGGCCAACATCAT GAAGCTTGCAGATGGCCTGTTCTTACAGTGCTGTGCTGAGGTGGCAGAGCTGTATCCCAAGATCAAATATGAGAACATCATCATAGACAACTGTTGCATGCAG CTGGTCCAGAACCCATACCAGTTTGACGTGCTGGTGATGCCCAACCTTTATGGCAACATCATTGACAACCTGGCCGCTGGGCTGGTCGGCGGGGCAGGAGTGGTGCCAGGAGAGAGCTACAGCGCCGAGTACGCCGTGTTTGAGACC GGAGCGCGGCACCCCTTTGCCCAGGCTGTAGGCAGGAACATCGCCAACCCCACGGCCATGCTGCTCAGTGCTGCCAACATGCTCCATCACCTCAA cctggaatACCACTCCAATATGGTGTCAGATGCTGTCAGGAAGGTCATCAAACAGGGcaag GTGCGCACAGGAGACCTGGGGGGCTATGCCACAAGCGATGAGTTCACCAGAGCTGTCATCGCCAACCTAGCCGTCTGA